One window from the genome of Clupea harengus chromosome 19, Ch_v2.0.2, whole genome shotgun sequence encodes:
- the cyhr1 gene encoding cysteine and histidine-rich protein 1 encodes MASLEDRGDMGVAAASGSSGGGHVVGAMGGGLEAGPGGAGLPGIQEEPGLRREASSTDADPDAPPKKRVRLLEGESGKLEERLYSVLCCTVCLDLPKASVYQCTNGHLMCAGCFIHLLADARLKEEQATCPNCRCEISKSLCCRNLAVEKAVSELPTDCTYCLKQFPRSSLERHQNEECQDRVTRCKYVRIGCPWQGPFHELPAHEVECCHPSKSGQELMGILSDMDGQHRRELTLYSSIFNLLCFEKIGFTEVQFRPYRTDDFITRLYYETPRFTVLNQTWVLKARVNDSERNPNLSCKRTLSFQLLLKSKVNTTLECHFLLLKGPYDDVKIQPVIQYHVFSNDANETEYAPLPINDSVECNKLLAAKNINLRLFIFQIQK; translated from the exons ATGGCTTCGTTAGAGGACCGTGGGGATATGGGGGTAGCGGCCGCCTCAGGTTCCTCGGGAGGGGGACACGTAGTCGGGGCCATGGGAGGAGGCCTAGAGGCCGGACCAGGGGGCGCTGGACTGCCGGGGATTCAGGAGGAGCCAGGGCTGCGAAGAGAGGCCTCCAGTACCGACGCTGACCCAGACGCACCGCCGAAGAAACGCGTTCGACTACTGGAAGGCGAATCTGGAAAGCTCGAGGAGCGGCTGTACTCAGTGCTGTGTTGTACTGTATGCCTAGACCTGCCAAAGGCGTCGGTCTATCAG tgtACGAATGGGCATTTGATGTGTGCAGGCTGTTTTATCCACCTGCTTGCCGACGCACGTCTGAAAGAGGAGCAGGCTACCTGCCCTAACTGCCGCTGCGAGATCAGCAAGAGCCTGTGCTGCCGGAACCTGGCGGTAGAGAAAGCAGTCAGCGAGCTGCCCACAGACTGCACCTACTGCCTAAAGCAGTTTCCCCGCTCCAGCCTTGAGCGCCACCAAAATGAGGAGTGCCAGGACAG AGTGACAAGGTGTAAGTATGTCAGGATCGGCTGCCCTTGGCAGGGGCCGTTCCATGAGCTTCCAGCCCACGAGGTTGAGTGTTGCCATCCGAGCAAGAGTGGGCAAGAGTTGATGGGCATCCTGAGTGACATGGACGGGCAGCACCGCAGGGAGCTCACACTGTACAGTTCCATCTTCAATCTGCTCTGCTTTGAGAAGATTGGCTTCACAG AGGTGCAGTTCCGGCCATATCGCACAGATGATTTCATCACACGTCTATACTATGAGACGCCACGATTCACAGTGCTCAATCAGACATGGGTACTGAAGGCGCGGGTCAATGATTCGGAGCGTAACCCCAACCTGTCCTGTAAGCGTACACTCTCCTTCCAGCTCCTCCTCAAGAGTAAGGTCAACACTACACTGGAGTGCCACTTCCTCCTGCTGAAGGGGCCCTATGACGACGTGAAGATCCAGCCAGTCATCCAGTACCACGTCTTCTCCAATGATGCCAATGAGACTGAATACGCCCCCCTACCCATTAACGACTCGGTGGAGTGCAACAAGCTACTGGCTGCCAAGAACATCAACCTGCGTCTTTTTATCTTCCAGATCCAGAAATGA